The following proteins are co-located in the Halogeometricum sp. S1BR25-6 genome:
- a CDS encoding DUF7342 family protein, with protein MSNSESPDGPPSFEDAFRGDDVEQRIYGTILQTREPTTASAIANVADCDSKTARKYLGWFSELGIVTRHDGHPATYERNDAYFEWRRINQLAVDHSVEDLQQRVRELSSWIEEYEDTYGAPTPAAVDAVATAESSDDRTIDDVYGDLGDWATAIKERTRYERARQQRASTETEQVSG; from the coding sequence ATGTCCAATAGCGAGTCTCCAGACGGCCCGCCTTCCTTCGAGGATGCGTTTCGTGGCGACGATGTTGAGCAACGCATCTACGGGACGATTCTCCAGACTCGTGAGCCGACAACAGCGAGCGCCATCGCCAACGTCGCCGACTGTGACTCGAAAACTGCTCGGAAATATCTGGGCTGGTTCAGTGAACTCGGTATCGTCACGCGCCACGACGGCCATCCAGCCACATACGAGCGCAACGACGCCTACTTCGAGTGGCGGCGAATCAACCAGCTCGCGGTCGACCACTCCGTTGAAGACCTCCAGCAGCGCGTTCGGGAACTGAGCTCGTGGATCGAGGAGTACGAGGATACGTATGGTGCTCCGACGCCAGCGGCTGTCGACGCCGTCGCCACTGCAGAATCGAGCGACGACCGAACAATCGATGACGTGTACGGTGACCTCGGCGACTGGGCGACTGCCATCAAGGAGCGAACACGCTACGAACGTGCCCGTCAGCAACGCGCAAGCACTGAAACCGAACAGGTATCCGGGTAG
- a CDS encoding saccharopine dehydrogenase NADP-binding domain-containing protein: protein MTTLIVGGYGSVGRTVAEELATAPDDPSAVIIAGRDGTKANAVASKFGDHVSGVAFDFQETDSYARVLEDLDQVVMCVDQSGTTFVEACLERESIRSTSQPRTSSSARSNNSTILRETTVRQRYQVSDSHQVSLSSTTSV, encoded by the coding sequence ATGACGACGCTGATCGTCGGAGGCTACGGATCGGTCGGTCGCACGGTTGCAGAAGAACTGGCCACTGCGCCTGACGATCCGAGCGCAGTGATTATTGCTGGTCGCGACGGGACCAAAGCGAACGCCGTCGCCAGCAAGTTCGGCGACCACGTCTCTGGTGTCGCGTTCGACTTCCAGGAGACGGATTCGTACGCTCGTGTCCTCGAAGATCTTGACCAAGTCGTAATGTGCGTAGATCAGTCGGGGACGACGTTCGTCGAGGCGTGTCTGGAACGGGAATCGATTAGATCGACATCACAGCCGCGGACGAGTTCTTCCGCAAGGTCGAATAACTCTACGATTTTACGCGAGACAACGGTACGACAGCGATACCAAGTGTCGGACTCGCACCAGGTATCTCTGTCTTCCACGACATCAGTCTAG
- a CDS encoding heavy-metal-associated domain-containing protein: protein MSTTITVEGMSCGHCEQTVEDALREVSGVTDATANREAEQASVEGDADLTALVQAVEDAGYTAHA, encoded by the coding sequence ATGTCGACAACCATCACCGTCGAGGGCATGTCCTGCGGCCACTGTGAACAGACAGTCGAAGACGCACTTCGAGAGGTGAGCGGCGTGACCGACGCGACCGCCAATCGAGAAGCCGAACAGGCGAGCGTCGAGGGCGATGCTGACCTCACAGCACTCGTCCAGGCCGTCGAGGACGCTGGCTACACCGCCCACGCCTGA
- a CDS encoding CAP domain-containing protein, with product MGARECHYCGTSLEEEGLSTRCNYCRERVCGDHRLPEKHDCPGLYYQKQSTDSTRKSSSRRPSRSRTPPKPTFGQSKKTGQSRPSRTRHASGSSRAAGKTPEKTGMRGPDVNADGSIKPRSHQTPEKPSFDEAGSKSPVVTRRRIIGGLFTTLLGAIGAAQTGVIDSPINLSGVDIPNLNTGGQGGETSGGASTLTTEASETGSGGEGLFGEDLDAQRVQEFVHDAVNARRSEEGVSTLQYSADLQEVAVSHSEDMAEDEYFAHDSPSGETMEDRYEQFGIDCRLSGENIAQTWYKERVRTDDGEQYYDTNKALAEGIVTQWMNSPGHRENLLRDRFSKEGIGIAVVEVDDGTKVFATQNFCGS from the coding sequence ATGGGAGCGAGGGAATGCCACTACTGCGGGACGAGTCTCGAAGAAGAAGGACTCAGCACCCGCTGTAACTACTGTCGCGAACGAGTCTGTGGCGACCACCGACTCCCCGAAAAACACGACTGCCCCGGCCTCTACTACCAAAAACAATCCACCGACTCAACTCGCAAATCCTCTTCGCGGCGACCAAGCAGGTCACGGACGCCTCCGAAACCCACGTTCGGGCAGTCAAAGAAAACAGGCCAGAGCCGCCCCTCTCGAACACGGCATGCCTCGGGGTCGTCGAGAGCAGCTGGGAAGACCCCCGAAAAAACGGGTATGAGGGGACCTGATGTCAATGCCGATGGGAGCATTAAACCCCGGTCGCACCAGACCCCAGAGAAGCCCTCGTTCGACGAAGCAGGCTCGAAGTCGCCAGTGGTGACTCGTCGTCGAATCATCGGTGGTCTCTTCACAACACTTCTCGGTGCCATCGGCGCCGCCCAAACCGGCGTGATCGACTCCCCGATCAATCTCTCTGGTGTCGACATCCCGAATCTCAATACTGGCGGACAGGGCGGTGAGACCAGCGGTGGTGCATCGACGTTGACGACCGAAGCAAGCGAAACTGGCAGTGGTGGTGAGGGATTATTCGGGGAAGACCTCGACGCTCAACGGGTTCAAGAGTTCGTTCACGACGCCGTGAACGCACGGCGGTCCGAAGAAGGCGTCAGTACCCTCCAGTACAGCGCAGACTTGCAGGAGGTCGCCGTCTCCCATTCTGAGGATATGGCTGAGGATGAGTATTTCGCGCACGACTCTCCAAGTGGTGAGACAATGGAAGATCGCTACGAGCAGTTCGGTATCGACTGTCGACTCAGTGGGGAGAACATCGCGCAGACGTGGTACAAAGAACGCGTCCGAACCGATGACGGCGAACAGTATTACGATACGAACAAGGCCCTCGCTGAGGGGATTGTGACGCAGTGGATGAACTCTCCGGGGCATCGAGAGAATCTGCTTCGAGACCGATTCAGCAAGGAAGGCATCGGGATCGCCGTCGTTGAGGTTGATGACGGCACGAAGGTTTTCGCCACCCAGAACTTCTGTGGGTCGTAA
- a CDS encoding copper-translocating P-type ATPase, which produces MFRRRFWVSLVLSVPVIFFSEFIQDVFGYTAPTFPSSVWITPVLSVIVFAYGGVPFLSMARTELENREPGMMMLISLAITVAFVYSIASLFLEGTTPFFWELVTLIDIMLLGHWMEMRSVRQASGALDELAKLMPDIAERVTESGDTEEVPVSELGEDDIVLVRPGASVPADGEVVEGESSVDESMITGESRSVDKEPGSDVVAGTANQDGSLRVRVTKTGDETTLAGIMRLVDEAQQSKSRTQLLADRAAGWLFYVALGVAAITAVAWVVAVGFNIGVLERVVTVLVIACPHALGLAVPLVVAINTSTAAQNGMLIRDRIAMEEARNLDTVMFDKTGTLTKVEQGVVGVETAGDWDEQRAFEVAAGVEGDSEHMIARAIRNAADERDIKRAKVSSFENLRGLGVRATVDGETVHLGGPNLIEKLDIDRPDDITAFAEEAGSNAQTVIYLIHDESEVVAGFALADVIREESRQAIEALHGMGIEVAMLTGDSEDVAKAVSEELSIDQYFAEVLPEEKDTKVEQLQSEGKLVAMVGDGVNDAPALTRADVGIAIGSGTDVAIESGDIILVDNNPLDVVRLIKLSKASYRKMQENLVWATDYNVFALPLAAGILAPIGILLSPAIGAVFMSLSTIIVAINARRLRGVDLSP; this is translated from the coding sequence ATGTTCCGCCGACGGTTCTGGGTGTCGCTCGTCCTCTCGGTACCAGTCATCTTCTTCAGCGAGTTCATCCAGGACGTCTTCGGCTACACTGCGCCGACGTTCCCAAGTAGTGTCTGGATCACGCCCGTCCTCTCGGTAATCGTCTTCGCGTACGGTGGGGTGCCGTTCCTCTCGATGGCCCGAACGGAACTCGAAAACCGTGAGCCGGGGATGATGATGCTCATCTCGCTGGCGATCACGGTCGCGTTCGTCTACTCGATTGCGAGCCTGTTCCTCGAGGGAACGACGCCGTTCTTCTGGGAACTTGTCACGCTGATCGACATCATGCTGCTGGGCCACTGGATGGAGATGCGGTCGGTCCGGCAGGCGTCCGGAGCGCTCGACGAACTGGCCAAACTCATGCCCGACATCGCCGAGCGCGTCACCGAGAGTGGGGACACGGAAGAGGTTCCTGTCTCCGAACTCGGCGAGGACGACATCGTTCTCGTCCGTCCGGGTGCGAGTGTACCTGCGGATGGGGAAGTCGTCGAGGGGGAGTCCTCAGTCGACGAATCAATGATCACCGGCGAGTCTCGTTCTGTCGATAAGGAACCCGGGTCGGACGTCGTCGCTGGCACGGCCAACCAGGACGGCAGCCTCCGCGTTCGCGTCACGAAGACCGGTGACGAGACGACACTGGCGGGTATCATGCGACTCGTCGACGAGGCCCAGCAGTCCAAATCCCGCACGCAGCTGCTGGCCGACCGGGCGGCCGGCTGGCTGTTCTACGTGGCACTTGGCGTCGCAGCGATTACGGCCGTTGCGTGGGTCGTCGCGGTCGGGTTCAACATCGGCGTACTCGAACGCGTCGTGACGGTTCTCGTCATCGCGTGTCCGCACGCACTCGGTCTGGCCGTCCCGCTTGTAGTGGCGATCAACACCTCCACTGCTGCCCAGAACGGGATGCTCATCCGCGACCGCATCGCCATGGAGGAGGCCCGAAATCTCGATACGGTGATGTTCGACAAGACCGGGACGCTCACGAAGGTCGAACAGGGCGTCGTCGGAGTCGAGACGGCAGGCGACTGGGACGAACAGCGGGCGTTCGAGGTTGCGGCGGGCGTCGAAGGTGACTCCGAACACATGATCGCTCGCGCCATCCGGAACGCCGCCGACGAACGTGACATCAAACGGGCGAAGGTCTCGAGCTTCGAGAACCTCCGTGGTCTCGGCGTCAGAGCCACAGTCGATGGCGAGACAGTTCATCTGGGTGGCCCCAACCTGATCGAAAAACTCGATATCGACCGCCCCGACGACATCACTGCCTTCGCCGAGGAAGCCGGCTCGAACGCACAGACGGTTATCTACCTGATTCACGACGAATCCGAGGTCGTCGCGGGGTTCGCGCTGGCGGACGTCATTCGGGAAGAGAGCAGACAGGCCATCGAGGCACTGCACGGGATGGGCATCGAGGTGGCGATGCTGACCGGCGACAGCGAAGACGTCGCGAAGGCCGTCTCCGAGGAACTCAGCATCGACCAGTACTTCGCGGAAGTCCTGCCCGAGGAGAAAGACACCAAGGTCGAGCAGCTCCAGTCCGAGGGAAAACTGGTCGCGATGGTCGGTGACGGCGTCAACGACGCCCCAGCGCTCACCAGGGCTGACGTCGGCATCGCCATCGGCTCCGGGACCGACGTGGCCATCGAGTCGGGCGACATCATCCTCGTCGACAACAACCCTCTCGACGTGGTCCGTCTTATCAAGCTCTCGAAGGCGAGCTACCGGAAGATGCAGGAGAACCTCGTCTGGGCGACCGACTACAATGTGTTCGCGCTGCCACTCGCTGCAGGAATCCTCGCACCCATCGGGATTCTACTGTCGCCGGCCATCGGTGCCGTGTTCATGTCGCTGTCGACCATCATCGTCGCGATCAATGCCCGCCGACTCCGGGGAGTCGATCTCTCGCCATGA